In Chryseobacterium sp. C-71, the genomic window AGGTTTCTATGAAGTCTGAAATTGATCATTTTCAGCTAATGCTCGAAGCTTTGCCACAGATTGCATTTACTTTAAATGAGGATGGAATAGTGAACTTCGTCAACAGAAAATGGTTTGAATATTCTGAATCTGACCAGCATTTTCCCGAAACCCATATCGATGATCTGAATATTGAAGAAGAGTTTCAGCGTTGTAGAAAAAAAGGAAAAGCACTCGAGTTAGAAGTAAGAATTAAAAATAGAATTACCGACGATTACAGATATCATTTACTAAGAATGTCGCCTGTTTATCAGAATGAAAAATTAAAAAACTGGGTCGGAACGTTCACTGATATTGAAGACCAGAAAAAAGTGGAAAAAGAAAAGGATGAATTCCTGAGTATTGCCAGCCATGAACTCAAAACTCCTTTAACCAGCATTAAAGCATACATGCAGTTGCTGGATCGTAAACTGAAACGCAATACAGAAAATAGTGAAGGAGTTTTCGTCACTAAAGCTTTAGATCAGATAGAAAAGCTAAACACATTGATTACCGATCTGTTAGATGTTTCTAAAATCGAAAACGGTAAGCTTAAAATCAATAAAAAACCTGCAGATTTAGAAAAACTGATCAACAATACGATTGATACCATTTTACAGACCAATGATAATCCGAATGTGAAAATCGATCGCCACATCGGAAAAATTGACCAGTTGATTGACTTCGATGCCATCCGTATTGAACAGGTTTTGATTAATTTTTTAACCAACGCTATTAAATATTCACCGGAAAACAATCAGGTGATTGTTACCACATTTGTGGATGACGACGAAGTGAAAGTGAGCGTCACCGATTTCGGAATTGGGATTCCTGAGTTTAAGCAGGATGCGGTTTTCCGTAAGTTTTACCGTGTGGAAGAATCTTCTGTACAGTTTCAGGGGATGGGCATCGGTTTGTACATTTGTTCTGAAATCATCAAGCAACACCACGGAACCATTGGTCTTTCGAGTAAAGTAGAAGAAGGTTCTACATTTTATTTCACATTACCTTTAAATTAATTTTATGCCGAAAAAAGTGATAAGAAACCTCCAGTTCGGAATCGGGTTTTCTCTATTGATTTTAATTGCGAGTTCGGTCGCATCATATTTAAGCATCCAAAATCAGATGCAGCACCGCGAAAGCGTTTCTAAAAGCAGAAGATCAGTTACCGCTGTGAAAGACGTTCTGATCGCACTTTTAGATGCGGAAACCGGAAACCGTGGTTATCAATTAACCGGAAAAGAAAGTTTTCTCGATCCATATAACCGAAGTTTAGAAGCATATTCTCAGTCAATAGAAAAGGCAAAATCGCTTGATATCACAGAGCCTTCTCAGTTGGCTCGTCTTAAAGATTTGGAAAAAAATGTTGATGGGAATATCAACAATCTGAAACTTTTTGTTGAGAACAGACGGAAAGGAATTGCGATGACGCAGGAGCAGATTGAAATGAGCAAATTGTACATGGATAAATGCCGTTCACTTGTACAGGACTTTGTACAGTTTGAGGAAAGCGGACTTGAGAAAAAAAATAAAGATCTCGACAAATCATCCAATACAACTGTTCTGTTTATTGTTTTTTCATCTCTGGCAGCAATGATCGTGACGATATTTTTCTATATTAAATTACGTAATGATTTGATCAGAAGAGATAAACTGGAAAAAGAATTAAAAGCAAAAGATATTGAAATTTCAAAACGAGTAAACGTAATTCAGCAGGTTGCGAACAGAGTTTCTAACGGTGATTACAACCAAAGAGTGGAAGATGAATACGACGGAGACTTAGGTGATCTGGTAGATTCATTAAATCACATGACCGACTCTCTGAAAATATCTTTTGATAAGATCAATAAAAGCGACTGGAGACAGAAAGGTTTAGCTTTATTAAATGAATCTTTGGTGGGAAATAAGTCGGTGAAGCAAGTAACCAATGATGCTCTCAGCCAATTGATCGATTACGGAAACTGTATCAACGGTGCAGTTTATCTGATGGATGATGGAAAATTGAAGTTGAGCAGTTCGTTTGGTTTAGAAAACAGTATGAAGCAGATCTTCGATTCCGGAGAAGGAATGGTGGGGCAGGTTTTTGCACAGAAAAAGCCGAAAGCATTCAATGACTTAAATGAAAATGATTTTGCAGTTACTTTTGCAAGCAGTAAAGTGAAAATCAATGCTATTTTGTTGGTTCCCGTCATGTCTGATCGTTTGACGATTGGGGTTTTAGAGGTAAGTTCAAATGAAAACTTTGATCAGGACAAAATCGATTATTTTGTAGAAAGTTCCAGAAATATTGCCATTGCTTTACGATCTGCAAAAAGTCGTGAGAAAGAACAGCGTTTATTGGAGGAAACTCAGGCTCAGTCTGAAGAATTGCAAGTTCAACATTCAGAGCTAGAAAATCTGAATACAGAACTAGAAGCACAGACTCAAAAATTACAGGCTTCAGAAGAAGAACTGAAAGTGCAGCAGGAAGAACTGATGCAAACCAATACTGAATTGGAAGAACGTTCAAAATTATTAGAAGAAAAAAATCAGCTGATTGCTGAAAGAAATATTGAAATTCAAAGAAAAGCTGAAGAGTTGGCTTTAAGTACACAATACAAATCTGAATTCCTGGCAAATATGTCGCACGAACTGCGTACACCATTGAATTCAATTCTTCTCTTATCACGTTTGATGGCAGAAAATCCTGATGAAAACCTGAATGAAGATCAGATTGAATCTGCAAAAGTGATTCAGAGTTCCGGTAGCAGTTTGTTGACTTTGATTGATGAAATTTTAGATTTAGCTAAAATAGAATCCGGGAAAATGTCTCTGGAATATCAGGATGTTGTGATTGATGAAGTCGTAAAAGATTTGAAAAATTTAATGAATCCTTTGGTTAAAGAAAAAGGAATTGAATTTAATATCAATATTGAAGAAGATTTAGCAAAAAGCCTTGAAACAGACCGTCTGCGTTTGGATCAGGTTTTGAGAAATCTTTTGTCCAATGCTTTGAAATTTACAAAAGAAGGAAGCGTAGATTTAAACATTAAAAAAGATCCTAAAAATAAAGATTTCATCACATTCTCTGTAAAAGACACAGGAATTGGAATCCCGGAAGACAAGCAGAAAATTATTTTTGAAGCTTTCCAGCAGGCAGACGGGTCTACGCAGCGTAAATTTGGAGGAACCGGTTTAGGATTATCTATCAGCCGGGAAATTGCTAAATTATTGGGTGGATATTTAGATTTAAAAAGCAAAGTCAACGAAGGAAGCGAATTCAGTTTGATCATTCCGATGAGCGAAAGTCTGAAAGGAAATCAGACTGTTTCAACTGGAAATTCAGATCAGAATTTGGTTGACGTTATTTTAGAAGATGTTGAAGAAATTAAACAGATTATTGATTATCAGGAAAATGAGATTGAAATTGCATTCAAACATTTGGAAATTCCAGAAGACGTTGATGACGACCGAAACAACATTTCAAAAGACGATAAAGTAATATTAATCGTTGAAGATGATACCAACTTTGCTATCGCCTTATTGAAATTTGCCAGAATGCAAAATTACAAAGGTGTTGTGGTGGTAAGAGGCGACCAGGCATTATCTGCAGCGATGCAATACCATCCAGCTGCGATTTTACTGGATGTTCAGCTTCCTGTAAAAGACGGTTGGAAAGTAATGGACGAGTTGAAATCTAATCCTCAGACAAAACCAATTCCGGTACATATGATGTCGTCGCTACATGTAAAAAAGGAAAGTTTAATGAAAGGAGCGATCGACTTCATTAATAAACCTGTTGCAATGGAACAAATGACAGATGTTTTCAAAAAAATTGAAGATGCCTTGAAAAAGTCGCCGCAGAAAGTTTTAATTGTTGAAGAAAATGCAAAACATGCAAGTGCGCTTTCGTATTTCCTGAGCAATTTTGATATTTCTTTATCAGTTGAGGATAACGTTGAAGACAGTGTAAGAGCCTTTAATACTGACGGAGTAGACTGTGTAATCCTTGATATTGGGGCAAACAGAAGAAATGCATACAAAATTATTGAGTCTATTAAAAGTTATGAAGGTTTAGAAAACCTGCCAATCATTATTTTTACAGAACGAAATTTATCAACTTCTGAAGAATTGAAAATCAAGCAATATGCTGATTCTATTGTCGTTAAAACGGCGCATTCTTATCAGAGAATTCTAGATGAAGTCGGTTTGTTTTTACATTTGGTTGAAGAAAAAAACAGCTCGGTAGAAACCATCAGAAATAAAACTTTAGGTTCATTGACAGAAGTTTTGAGCGGTAAAAAAATCCTGATTACCGATGACGACGTCCGCAATATATTCTCATTAACGAAAGCTTTGGAGAAATACAAAGTGGAAGTTGTGCTTGCAATGGACGGAGTTCAGGCATTGGAACAAATCAAAGAACATCCTGATGTAGACGTGGTTTTGATGGATATGATGATGCCAAATATGGATGGCTACGAAACGATTCAGGAAATCAGAAAAATGCCGAAGTTCAGAAGACTTCCAATCATTGCTGTAACGGCAAAATCGATGATTGGAGATCGTGACAAATGTATTGAGGCGGGAGCTTCAGATTATATCACAAAACCTGTGGATATCGATCAGTTGCTGTCTCTGTTGCGTGTTTGGTTGTATGAAAGTTAAATCACAGGTACTCTCATGAAAAAGAAAATTTTGATTGTGGATGATGATCCACGTAATATATTTGCCCTGAAATTGACTTTAAAAGCCCGCGGCTTTCAGATGGAAACTTCTACGATGGCGCAGGAAGCGATTCAGATTTTAGAAAATAATCCTGACATTGATTTGGTGTTGATGGATATGATGATGCCGGAAATGGATGGTTATGAAGCTGTGAAAATTATTCGCCAGACGCCCTCCATTAAACATATTCCGGTAATTGCAGTGACCGCTCAGGCAATGGAAGAAGACCGTCAGAAATGTCTGGATGCCGGAGCCCAGGATTATGTGAAAAAGCCGATTGATGTTGATGTACTATTAACTGCTATAGAAAAACTGTCTTAAATGCTGGAACCAAGTATCGTAAAGGACGAAGAAATCGAATTTCTGATCAAAGATGTGTACGACTTGTACGGATACGATTTTTCCTTGTACAGCAGAGCATCTTTCAAAAGACGAGTCAATCGTATTTGTCTGATCGACCGTTTTACCAGCTTTGCAGAATTGCGCTACACAGTTCTCAACGATCCTGATTATCTCAAGCATTTCATAGAAGAAATTACGGTGAATGTGACAGAAATGTTTCGTGATCCTCATTTTTTCAAAAAATTGAGAGAAGAAATCTTACCTCAATTAGGCACGTATCCTTTGATCAGAATTTGGGTTGCAGGTTGTTCTACTGGCGAAGAAGCATATTCGATGGCGATTTTGTTGAAAGAAGCTAACTTATATCATAAATGTTTGATTTATGGAACTGATATTAATCCATCAGTTTTAGAAACGGCAAGATCAGGCGTTTTTCCGATGCATCAGATGAAAGTATATTCTGAAAACTATATGCTTTCCGGCGGAAAAGAAGATTTTTCAGATTATTACACTGCCAATTATGACAGTGCAAGATTTGATAAAAGTCTTCAGGAAAAACTGATTTTATCGACACATAATCTGGTTTCAGACAGCTCATTCAACAGTTTTCAGTTGATTATCTGCAGAAATGTTTTAATTTATTTTGAAAAAGCTTTACAGGAACGTGTTTTCAACCTTTTTGATTCCAGTCTTGAAAATTTGGGTTATCTGGCCTTAGGTTCGAAAGAAACTTTGCGATTTTCTAATTTAGATAAATTTTATCATCAGATTGAAGACCAGAAAATCTGGAAAAAAGTAGATCACCAATAGATTCAGCATGAAAACACAAATGAGCCATACTGAATTAATTGTCATCGGAGGATCTGCAGGAAGTCTTCAGGTGATTATGGAAATGATTAAAAAGCTTGACGAAAATATTAATTTTCCGATTGTTTTGGTTGTCCACAGAAAAGCATACTCAACGAGTATTCTGCCAACTTTGCTGCAGCAATTTACCTCAATGAATGTGCTTGAAATTGAAGATAAAACAGAGCTGGAGAAGAATGAGATTTACATCGTTCCGGCAGATTATCATTTGTTGTTTGAAAATAAAAATACAGTCTCACTCGACAGTTCAGAAAAGATGAATTACTCTCGTCCGTCGATTGATGTGACTTTCAAATCTGCTGCTGAAACATTTGGTGAAAACGTTATTGGAGTTTTGCTTTCAGGAGCCAGTGCAGATGGCGTGGAAGGTTTAAAATATATTAAAAAAAATAAAGGAATCGTCTGGATTCAAAATCCGGAAACCGCAGAAGTCGATTACATGCCGAAGCAGGCAGTAGAGAGGGTTGATTATGATCTGTTAGTTGATCCTAAAGATTTGGCGGAGTTAATTAATCAGTTGTAAGTAGTAAAATAATTTCAATTAAATAAAATAAATTAAATATATGAACAAGAAGAAAATTTTGATTTTTGATGATGATAAAGTGATTCTTGAGGTGATCAGCATCATTTTTGAAGAAGGCGGTTTTGACGTTGAGATTTCAGAAACGTCGCACGACATCATACAGAAAGTTTCACAGTTTCAGCCGGATGTCATTTTGATGGACAATTGGATCCCGAATATCGGTGGTGTAGAAGCAACGAAGCTTTTGAAAAGTCATGAAGAATACAAAAATATTCCTGTAATCTATGTGACTGCAAATAATGATATTGTTGCTTTAGCGAAAAGTGCGCAGGCTGATGATTATGTGGCAAAACCTTTTAATCTTGAAGATTTGGAGGAGAAAGTGGCGAAACATATTAAAGATTGATAAGATATCTATTGATTTCAATTGGTAAAATCCTCAATTTCATAGATTGAGGATTTTTTGTGAACAAAATTTCATATACACAAAGACAATTTAAAGTATATTTATCCGTTTATTCACTTTCAAGTCCACTTAATAAAAGCTTATCTTTAGGCTTTCAAATAAACTATTTTCTTAATAAACATCGAAGAATGCAAGCAATCTATTGTAGAATTTTCACCACAATCGGGCTTTCGGTTTTCAGCATTACCGCTTTTGCTCAGGAACGGAGAACGATCAGTGGAACGGTACGAGACGGAAAGAACGGCGAGCTCGTTATAGGAGCCACCATAAAAGTAGAAGAAGATCCCACGATCAATATCACAGCCAATGAATATGGTTTTTATTCACTTTCTCTACCGCAGGGAAATTATACAATTGCCGTCGCTTATGGAGGTTACGAAAATTACAGACAGACCGTACAGCTTGATCAGAATGTGAAATTAGATTTGATTCTGAGTCAGGAAAAAGAAAGAACTGCACAGATTGACGAAGTCATCATTTCAGCAGTGAAAAAAGATAAAAATCTTACGTCAGCTCAGATGGGAACCGAAACGTTGAGCATCAAAAGTATCGAAAAGCTTCCTGTTTTATTTGGTGAAAAAGATGTTTTGAAAACAATTCAGCTTTTACCCGGAATCAAAAGCAATGGCGAAGGCAGCAGCGGATTCAGTGTAAGAGGAGGCGCAACCGATCAGAATTTAATTTTATTAGATGAAGCTCCGGTTTATAATGCATCACACTTACTAGGGTTTTTCAGTACGTTCAACAGTGATGCACTGAAGGATGCAAGTATCATTAAAGGAAACAGTCCGGCGCAATATGGCGGTCGACTTTCTTCGGTGATGGATGTGAAAATGAAAGACGGAAACAACAAAGACTACAACGTCAACGGAGGAATTGGTTTGATTAGCAGCCGATTGAGTGTAGAAGGGCCGATTCAGAAAGAAAAATCTTCATTCATTGTTTCGGGAAGAAGAACGTATGCTGATGTTTTCCTGAAAGCTACTGATGATTTTAAAGACAGCAAGCTTTATTTTTATGATTTAAATTTAAAAGCCAATTATCAAATTAACGAAAACAACCGTTTGTATATTTCTGGATATTTCGGACGGGATGTTTTAGGATTAGGTAATACATTTTCTACCGATTGGGGAAACACCACAGCGACTTTGCGTTGGAACAGCATCATCAATAGTAAATTATTCTCCAACACTTCATTTATTTACAGCAACTACGATTACAAAGTCAGTCTTACGAGCAACGACAATACTTTCGGATTAGATTCACAAATTCAGGATTGGAATCTAAAGCAGGATTTCTCATGGTTTGCCGGGAATAAGCATTCAGTTCGTTTTGGTCTACAGTCTATTTATCATACGATTACGCCAAGTAGCGCTTCGGGAACGAGTGTGAGTAGTTTTCCGAGAAATTCAAGATATTCTTGGGAAAACGCATTATATATTAATGATGATTTTAAAGCTACAGAAAAGTTGACGGTGAATTATGGTTTAAGACTGTCGATGTTCAGCGTTTTGGGTGGAGATACTTTCAATACCTATGACAACGGAGTTTTAACCGAAAGCCGTTTTTTAGAAAAAGGAAAATTCGGAAAAACGTATGTTAATCTGGAGCCACGAATTACTGCCAACTACAGAATCAATGAAGTGAGCAGCATCAAAGGAGGATACGCAAGAAATACTCAGAATCTTCACTTGCTCAGCAACAGCAGCAGCGGAAATCCTACCGATCAGTGGATTGGAAGCAGTTATTCGGTAAAGCCTGAAATTGCAGACCAGATCAGTGCGGGTTACAGCAGAAATTTCAACAACAATAATTACGAAATTAATGCAGAAGTTTATTATAAAACGATGCAGAATCAGATTGATTTTAAAAACGGTGCCGAAATCACTTTTGATGCCGCAGCAGATGTAGAAGGCGAATTGTTATTTGGAAAAGGAAGAGCTTACGGTTTAGAAGTAATCGCAAAAAAGAAAAGCGGAAAACTGACAGGCTGGGTTTCTTACACCTTATCAAAAACTGAAAGAAAAATAAACGGAATCAACGATAACAATTGGTACAATGCGAGACAAGATAAAACCCACGATCTATCAGTTGTTGCGACATACGAGCTAAATCCTAAATGGTCTTTTTCGGGATTGTTTGTGTACAGCACAGGAAATGCTGTGACTTTCCCAACCGGGAAGTATGATCTGCTCGGACAAACGATTTTCCAATACAGCAAAAGAAATGCTGACAGAATGCCTGCGTACCACAGAATGGATTTGAGCGCAACGTATGAAGCAAGTAACAACAAACGCTGGAAAAGCTCTTGGACGTTCGGAATTTACAATATTTACGGAAGAGAAAATGCTTACACGATTGCATTTGAAGACAATCCTGACAAACCCGGAACAACGAGAGCGGTACAAACTTCACTCTTCAAATTTGTTCCGAATATTACTTATAATTTTAAATTTTAAAATAATGAAAAACTTATTTTTAATCATCATATCATTCTTTCTACTAGTTGGTTGCGAAAAAGAAATTGATTTAGATTTAGATGATCAAAGCGGAAATATCGTCATTGAAGCCAATGTTACAGATCAGGCAGGACCTTATTATGTTAAGATTACAAAGTCAGTTGCCTTTACTGAGAACAATGTTTATCCCGCAATAAAAGATGCTACAGTTGTATTGAGTGATAACACCGGACAAACCGAAACTTTGAAATATATCGGAGAAGGTTTTTACGAAACGAAAAATTTTTCAGCCGTTTCGGGAAGAACTTATACTTTGAAAGTTTCAGCAGAAGGTAAAGAATATATAGCCCAAAGCAAAATGCCTGAAGCTGTTTTGCTCGATGATTTACAGCAAGATTCATTCATGGTTGCGGGTGAATTATCATATACACTTTTACCGATTTTTACAGATCCTCCGGTATTAGGAAACAGATATCTTTTCAGTTATACTGTAAATAATTCAGGTAAAACTTTCGAAGCTTTTACTGATAATGTTAACAACGGAATGCTCAATCAAAGACCTTTGTTGCTTCCAAATGATGATGAAGACGGCGTAAGCGAAAAAACTAAAGTGGGAGATACCATCAATGTAGAAATGCAGTGTATTGATACCAACGTGTTCACCTATTTTTCCGCATTATTACAGATTATCGATGGTGGTGGTCCAGGTGGCGGAATTACCCCTTCCAATCCGCCAAGCAACATTAGCAACGGTGCGTTGGGTTATTTTTCGGCACATACAGTCAGCAAAAAGAGTTATGTGATTCAGTAATATCATTTTAAACTTAAAAAATACAATCCGACAGAAATATTCTGTCGGATTTTTTTGTGTTGTGAATTTATTAATTTATTTCGATTATAAATTACAATGATGTGGTACAAGTTTAAATTGAGTTAATAACTTTTGCCTGAAGTTTTCATTATATTTGATATAATTGAATCATTCATACATTTTAGATTCAAATAAATTAATTCAAGCCTTCTCAAAAAAAATATCAGATATGTCTGACTCTACCAATCACAGCAGAAGATCCTTTTTAAAAAGTACAGCCATTGTAGCTATTTTTGCTTCAATTCCAACGTCTGTAAAAGCTTTTTATCAGGATGTAAAAGACTTTATTCTTCCAAAGAAAAGTATCTTACCCATAAAAATTTCTGTCAACAAAAAAGTACACGAAATTAAAACAGACAGCCGATCTACATTGTTGGATGTCTTGCGTGAAAACCTCAATCTTACAGGAACTAAAAAAGGCTGTGACCACGGGCAATGTGGAGCTTGTACCGTTCATATTGATGGTGAAAGAGCATTAAGCTGCCTGACTTTGGCAGCAATGGTTCCCGGTAAGGAAGTGACAACGATTGAAGGTTTGTCAACCGGGGATCAGCTTCATCCCATGCAGGAAGCATTTATAGAATGTGACGGTTTTCAATGTGGATATTGCACTCCCGGACAGATTATGTCTGCGGTTGCCTGCGTAAAAGAAGGTCATACCAATTCTGTAGAAGAAATTAAAGAATTCATGAGTGGAAATCTCTGCCGTTGTGGTGCCTACAACGGAATTGTAGAATCTATACAAAAAGTTGCAGCATTATGAAACCATTTACA contains:
- a CDS encoding ATP-binding protein, with amino-acid sequence MILIVDDNQNNIFSLKKLLESKDFQVDTASSGEEALGKALKNNYALIILDVQMPGMDGFEVAETFAGYSKTKEIPIIFLSAVNTDKRFITKGYKSGGIDYVTKPIDPDILMLKVKTFYNLQENNLAMKKAQQSLELEVKGRREAQVSMKSEIDHFQLMLEALPQIAFTLNEDGIVNFVNRKWFEYSESDQHFPETHIDDLNIEEEFQRCRKKGKALELEVRIKNRITDDYRYHLLRMSPVYQNEKLKNWVGTFTDIEDQKKVEKEKDEFLSIASHELKTPLTSIKAYMQLLDRKLKRNTENSEGVFVTKALDQIEKLNTLITDLLDVSKIENGKLKINKKPADLEKLINNTIDTILQTNDNPNVKIDRHIGKIDQLIDFDAIRIEQVLINFLTNAIKYSPENNQVIVTTFVDDDEVKVSVTDFGIGIPEFKQDAVFRKFYRVEESSVQFQGMGIGLYICSEIIKQHHGTIGLSSKVEEGSTFYFTLPLN
- a CDS encoding response regulator, with amino-acid sequence MPKKVIRNLQFGIGFSLLILIASSVASYLSIQNQMQHRESVSKSRRSVTAVKDVLIALLDAETGNRGYQLTGKESFLDPYNRSLEAYSQSIEKAKSLDITEPSQLARLKDLEKNVDGNINNLKLFVENRRKGIAMTQEQIEMSKLYMDKCRSLVQDFVQFEESGLEKKNKDLDKSSNTTVLFIVFSSLAAMIVTIFFYIKLRNDLIRRDKLEKELKAKDIEISKRVNVIQQVANRVSNGDYNQRVEDEYDGDLGDLVDSLNHMTDSLKISFDKINKSDWRQKGLALLNESLVGNKSVKQVTNDALSQLIDYGNCINGAVYLMDDGKLKLSSSFGLENSMKQIFDSGEGMVGQVFAQKKPKAFNDLNENDFAVTFASSKVKINAILLVPVMSDRLTIGVLEVSSNENFDQDKIDYFVESSRNIAIALRSAKSREKEQRLLEETQAQSEELQVQHSELENLNTELEAQTQKLQASEEELKVQQEELMQTNTELEERSKLLEEKNQLIAERNIEIQRKAEELALSTQYKSEFLANMSHELRTPLNSILLLSRLMAENPDENLNEDQIESAKVIQSSGSSLLTLIDEILDLAKIESGKMSLEYQDVVIDEVVKDLKNLMNPLVKEKGIEFNINIEEDLAKSLETDRLRLDQVLRNLLSNALKFTKEGSVDLNIKKDPKNKDFITFSVKDTGIGIPEDKQKIIFEAFQQADGSTQRKFGGTGLGLSISREIAKLLGGYLDLKSKVNEGSEFSLIIPMSESLKGNQTVSTGNSDQNLVDVILEDVEEIKQIIDYQENEIEIAFKHLEIPEDVDDDRNNISKDDKVILIVEDDTNFAIALLKFARMQNYKGVVVVRGDQALSAAMQYHPAAILLDVQLPVKDGWKVMDELKSNPQTKPIPVHMMSSLHVKKESLMKGAIDFINKPVAMEQMTDVFKKIEDALKKSPQKVLIVEENAKHASALSYFLSNFDISLSVEDNVEDSVRAFNTDGVDCVILDIGANRRNAYKIIESIKSYEGLENLPIIIFTERNLSTSEELKIKQYADSIVVKTAHSYQRILDEVGLFLHLVEEKNSSVETIRNKTLGSLTEVLSGKKILITDDDVRNIFSLTKALEKYKVEVVLAMDGVQALEQIKEHPDVDVVLMDMMMPNMDGYETIQEIRKMPKFRRLPIIAVTAKSMIGDRDKCIEAGASDYITKPVDIDQLLSLLRVWLYES
- a CDS encoding response regulator; translation: MKKKILIVDDDPRNIFALKLTLKARGFQMETSTMAQEAIQILENNPDIDLVLMDMMMPEMDGYEAVKIIRQTPSIKHIPVIAVTAQAMEEDRQKCLDAGAQDYVKKPIDVDVLLTAIEKLS
- a CDS encoding protein-glutamate O-methyltransferase CheR; this encodes MLEPSIVKDEEIEFLIKDVYDLYGYDFSLYSRASFKRRVNRICLIDRFTSFAELRYTVLNDPDYLKHFIEEITVNVTEMFRDPHFFKKLREEILPQLGTYPLIRIWVAGCSTGEEAYSMAILLKEANLYHKCLIYGTDINPSVLETARSGVFPMHQMKVYSENYMLSGGKEDFSDYYTANYDSARFDKSLQEKLILSTHNLVSDSSFNSFQLIICRNVLIYFEKALQERVFNLFDSSLENLGYLALGSKETLRFSNLDKFYHQIEDQKIWKKVDHQ
- a CDS encoding chemotaxis protein CheB, producing MKTQMSHTELIVIGGSAGSLQVIMEMIKKLDENINFPIVLVVHRKAYSTSILPTLLQQFTSMNVLEIEDKTELEKNEIYIVPADYHLLFENKNTVSLDSSEKMNYSRPSIDVTFKSAAETFGENVIGVLLSGASADGVEGLKYIKKNKGIVWIQNPETAEVDYMPKQAVERVDYDLLVDPKDLAELINQL
- a CDS encoding response regulator, with product MNKKKILIFDDDKVILEVISIIFEEGGFDVEISETSHDIIQKVSQFQPDVILMDNWIPNIGGVEATKLLKSHEEYKNIPVIYVTANNDIVALAKSAQADDYVAKPFNLEDLEEKVAKHIKD
- a CDS encoding TonB-dependent receptor encodes the protein MQAIYCRIFTTIGLSVFSITAFAQERRTISGTVRDGKNGELVIGATIKVEEDPTINITANEYGFYSLSLPQGNYTIAVAYGGYENYRQTVQLDQNVKLDLILSQEKERTAQIDEVIISAVKKDKNLTSAQMGTETLSIKSIEKLPVLFGEKDVLKTIQLLPGIKSNGEGSSGFSVRGGATDQNLILLDEAPVYNASHLLGFFSTFNSDALKDASIIKGNSPAQYGGRLSSVMDVKMKDGNNKDYNVNGGIGLISSRLSVEGPIQKEKSSFIVSGRRTYADVFLKATDDFKDSKLYFYDLNLKANYQINENNRLYISGYFGRDVLGLGNTFSTDWGNTTATLRWNSIINSKLFSNTSFIYSNYDYKVSLTSNDNTFGLDSQIQDWNLKQDFSWFAGNKHSVRFGLQSIYHTITPSSASGTSVSSFPRNSRYSWENALYINDDFKATEKLTVNYGLRLSMFSVLGGDTFNTYDNGVLTESRFLEKGKFGKTYVNLEPRITANYRINEVSSIKGGYARNTQNLHLLSNSSSGNPTDQWIGSSYSVKPEIADQISAGYSRNFNNNNYEINAEVYYKTMQNQIDFKNGAEITFDAAADVEGELLFGKGRAYGLEVIAKKKSGKLTGWVSYTLSKTERKINGINDNNWYNARQDKTHDLSVVATYELNPKWSFSGLFVYSTGNAVTFPTGKYDLLGQTIFQYSKRNADRMPAYHRMDLSATYEASNNKRWKSSWTFGIYNIYGRENAYTIAFEDNPDKPGTTRAVQTSLFKFVPNITYNFKF
- a CDS encoding DUF4249 domain-containing protein, producing the protein MKNLFLIIISFFLLVGCEKEIDLDLDDQSGNIVIEANVTDQAGPYYVKITKSVAFTENNVYPAIKDATVVLSDNTGQTETLKYIGEGFYETKNFSAVSGRTYTLKVSAEGKEYIAQSKMPEAVLLDDLQQDSFMVAGELSYTLLPIFTDPPVLGNRYLFSYTVNNSGKTFEAFTDNVNNGMLNQRPLLLPNDDEDGVSEKTKVGDTINVEMQCIDTNVFTYFSALLQIIDGGGPGGGITPSNPPSNISNGALGYFSAHTVSKKSYVIQ
- a CDS encoding (2Fe-2S)-binding protein, giving the protein MSDSTNHSRRSFLKSTAIVAIFASIPTSVKAFYQDVKDFILPKKSILPIKISVNKKVHEIKTDSRSTLLDVLRENLNLTGTKKGCDHGQCGACTVHIDGERALSCLTLAAMVPGKEVTTIEGLSTGDQLHPMQEAFIECDGFQCGYCTPGQIMSAVACVKEGHTNSVEEIKEFMSGNLCRCGAYNGIVESIQKVAAL